A window of the Pseudomonas gozinkensis genome harbors these coding sequences:
- a CDS encoding PIN domain-containing protein — MYPAPLRDFLMWLALSGRFRARWTQEIHCEWKRNLLKNRPDLTMEQLDRTSGLMDQAIPDACVHDYEDLIAGLTLPDCDDRHVLAAAIRCGASVIVTFNQKDFPCKALEPFGIEAQHPDEFVDNLLGLDPAAVVAAAQKQRRQLKMPAMDVEPFLDLLQRQGLIKSAQALSGYHAIL; from the coding sequence TTGTACCCCGCCCCCTTGAGAGACTTCCTCATGTGGCTTGCCCTCTCAGGACGATTTCGCGCGCGATGGACCCAGGAGATTCACTGCGAATGGAAACGCAATCTGCTGAAGAACCGCCCTGACCTGACGATGGAACAGCTGGATCGTACGTCCGGCCTGATGGATCAAGCGATACCCGACGCCTGTGTCCATGACTATGAAGATCTGATCGCCGGACTCACCTTGCCCGACTGCGATGATCGTCATGTTCTGGCAGCGGCCATCCGCTGCGGCGCAAGCGTGATAGTGACGTTCAACCAGAAAGACTTTCCCTGCAAAGCGCTGGAGCCTTTCGGCATCGAAGCGCAACATCCGGACGAGTTCGTCGACAACCTCTTGGGGCTTGATCCGGCAGCAGTGGTTGCAGCGGCCCAAAAGCAGCGTCGGCAGCTGAAAATGCCTGCCATGGACGTCGAACCCTTTCTTGATCTACTGCAACGACAAGGCCTGATTAAATCGGCCCAGGCACTGAGCGGCTATCACGCGATTCTTTGA
- a CDS encoding helix-turn-helix domain-containing protein, giving the protein MSTVIHPSISLPVEREVKAAIEGQRALAAYLATHFETQHIQIFDEQNEAHRVELPTSALRLLIDILAEQAAGNAVQVVPVHAELTTQEAADLLNVSRPHLIKLLESGELSYHKTGKHRRVRFADLMDYKTRRTTASEQAMALLAEQAQALRTGYE; this is encoded by the coding sequence ATGTCGACCGTTATTCATCCCTCCATCAGCCTCCCCGTAGAACGCGAAGTAAAAGCCGCCATTGAAGGGCAGCGTGCCCTGGCGGCTTACCTCGCGACCCATTTCGAGACTCAGCACATCCAGATTTTCGACGAACAGAACGAGGCTCATCGCGTCGAACTGCCCACCTCGGCCCTGCGCTTGCTGATCGACATTCTGGCTGAGCAGGCAGCCGGCAACGCGGTTCAGGTCGTCCCGGTGCATGCCGAATTGACGACCCAGGAAGCCGCGGACCTGCTCAACGTCTCACGTCCACACCTCATAAAACTGCTGGAAAGCGGCGAGTTGTCCTACCACAAAACAGGCAAGCACCGACGTGTGCGTTTTGCCGATCTGATGGACTATAAGACCCGGCGCACCACCGCCAGCGAGCAGGCAATGGCGCTTCTCGCAGAGCAAGCTCAGGCGTTAAGGACAGGATACGAGTGA